AACTTCCCCACGTACACATTCATAACGATAGGATTAAATACAGCTGTAAAAGAACTCAGCACAGCCTGTAACAGAAAGTAGACAGGCAGCAAATGAGACTGATGGGAAATGTGAGAAAAAGTGTCAGAAACCCTTGTTCGTGGTGCTGGTGGATTTTCACACTGAGCAGTTCGCAGGCTTTAATGAAGTGGAAGCGATAAAATACGCAGCAGACGATGACAGGACACTGATAATCCTCTCCAGCTCTTCAGgacatattattcatttttaagctAATCATCCTTGTAATTTTTCTCAAAACCTGTAAGCCATCAAAGGTGAATTTTGGAGAGAAAAAGATCATACACAGACTAATTCACTTATTGATTTGATTGtaaaattagttttcttttaatttcggTATTACTTTTAACCTGGAAAAGCATCATTGAGGTGGAATGGCACCCAGGATGTATTTCCCTTTTACAGGCAAAGAAAGGAATTGTAGCTCTGTGAAAATACTGTTTTCTGCCTCTTTTATGTCATCCAGTGGTTTTTGAAGCACCTAACTTAAGCAGGCATTTTAGGGAAAGACAAGTATGGTATTTACAATGAAGTAtggaatagggcttccctggtggctcagaggttaaagcgtctacctgcaatacgggaggcctgggttcgatccctgggtcaggaagatcccttggagaggaaatggcaacccactccagtattcttgcctggagaatcccatggaggaaggagcctggtgggctacagtccacagggtggcaaagagtcggacacagctgagctacttcactttcactttcatggaataGACTAGTTCTCCTggcttcagaaagaagaaaaaaaaatgccatattAACCACAGAAACACTGTCACTTTTCAAATCCAATTGAATGACTGCTTAGAAAAGCCCAGGGTATGTAGACACTTTCTGAAAGCAACCTAATTCCAAggccccgcacccccaccccacagagTGTATAATATCATAGTTATGTCATCTGTAATGAAAAAATGGCCCCAACACAGTTTAGGAGGGAAGGGACCACATCTGGTATATAAATTACTCCAgacatttttgaaatgtttgaaTGCTTAGCTGTGGGACAGAATTAATTTCTTCTCAATTCATCACTGGTGATAACGCATAGAAATGAGGTCACTCCTAAGATGTGTCCTAGGAGACATGCTCATTGCGTCAGATCATCCGTCTCACACATTTCAAGCTACTTAGTGAGCGTGCCCTGTAAACAGCAGCAACGGCTtaggaatttctgggtcataaaaATATCATGGCAGCATCACAGCCCAAGGGGTCATGATTAGATTCCTTTTTAATATCAGTTTGAAATGCAGTTACCCTGTTCTGGGTCTAAGGGCATCCTCCGTACCCTGTGCCTTGTACCGGCTCTCAGCACCGTCAGAGAGTCTGCCTCTCTTTGAAGGGAGTAACTCTGTACTCAGATCTTTGATGAAAAGCCTAAAAACAACTAGACCTTGCTCTCTCTTAGGATTCCACCAGTGTATTCTGATTGGTCTTTGGTTTCTCTTGCTGTTATATGTTTCTCTTATGTGTAGAATAATATGGGTTAAGTATAAGAAGAAAATGCAGTGATGGATGTCAAGTGCTTTAAAATTTATCAGGCCTAAAACTGACACCCAGATTTGAGTATGTGGAGGAAAGCTTGAGGTAGGATTCAGAATTCACAGGAATAGTCATCAAGTTGATTGTAATGAAAAGCTCAAGGTCTCTTGTCCACACTTTCACATAAACAGACTTCTTATGGCAAATGATTTTCCTTGGATAGGGATAAACGAATgttctgaagaaggaagtggcaagcaTCTTCCTTGGAAATGCCCTCCAGATCCTGGGATGGTCATCACAGTTGCTGGGGACACTTGCTTTTACTGATGATGATATTCATCTCATTTGCTAGACTGGCCTCTTCTATGTACTCGCTCAGCCCACAGCATTCAAAGGGCCAGCAGATCCTGAATCTATAGTGTTGTTTGAAACTTTGCCTTGTGATCTGTCATGTTTTTCCCTAGACAGACTGTTTCATAGACTTCCATCTTTTTGCCTTGTTGAAACAGTTTGAGCAGTTGATTTTaaatacatatggtaatatagtTAACAGAAACTCAGCTAAaagtttcactttaataaaatattattaaatatttaatagtttttactttaaaactttttaaggtttgttttaaataaaataattcttacatggtttttctttcctgccacccctcctccccccacccacacacagatCAAATGCTCCCATTTACATACTAGTATACACTCCCATGTTCTGCTTAGAGGTtattataaacattcatgtacttATCACTTGTGCAGATATTAAAGCTCCTTTAAAGCTCCTTTTGATCAATAATCTAGTAGGTGCTGACCTCTTAACATAATCTACTAAGAGCAGAAAACTTGTAGACAGTGTGTTCTTGAGAATGATAATGATACGGTCTTAAAtaatataaagttttataatGACCAAAAGTTGTAATTATGCAACTACTAGATTGTTTGGGTTTGGATTGCTTACCAGCATTCTTAGCATGCACACTTGTAAGGAGTGAACGTACTTGCTTCCTTGGAGAGGTTGGCTTTTGTCCCAGTCATGCTAGCTTTGCTGTTATGATCCAACCCCAAGGATAAGGCCGAGATTCTGAGAGCATCACATTCAGTATTAATACTAGAGGACTGATTCACTTGTCTTGAAGCATATGCAGATGATAATGCAAACTGTGACCTCTTAGAATACCTTTTCTGAAATCTTCTCTCTATAACTTCATATATCCCACATTGCTGTTTTCCTGTGAGGTTACAACTGACTCCTATGAATACACCAAAGAATTacttaaataaaatgataatcatATAATGACAAATCACATAATGACAGGAGCGTCTTCAGTCTGTACTTTATTATATAATCACCCTTGAAGAGCCTAAGCTCTGTGAACCACCCAGCCATTTAGTACATTTCAGCTATGTTACTATTTTGGTcctattaaaagaaaagcaattgcAGTAATTCCAAGAAAATATCTTTAAGGCCTGgaagaatttttatttgtcagGTCTATGTGGGaaattgttccttttttcttttcttttctttttttttttttttgatatttttaaatagtatatttCCTAGGAAACTCAACATTATGCTTTTAGTGCCAAATAATAACAGCATCTTGGAAATACATTTCTTTGCACCTTtcatttcaccttcagcatctcaAAGTAGAATAAAACTGGTAAGCTATTCATGGATGTTCTTGACACCTGGCTAGTATTTATTCTTTGGAGGGTGTATTCTCAGAGAGAGATGGGGGAACAATATTcttggggtttttttgggggggatgttttattctctttttaaaaaaaatatttattttaattggaggataattactttacagtattgcgatggtttctgccatatatcggGCCATAGGCATacgttcctttttcttttctcacttctcttctgCTTTCCCTGTTTTCACTTGGACTACGTGAGGCCCAGGACCACGCCTGCCATGGTTTTATCAGGGTGCTTGCAGCTCCTCCAGCAGAGCCCGTGAACCTCTGATGGCTCACTCCGTGCCCCCTCCCCCTCTGAGCTGAGTGCAAGTTGCCCAGCAGATAAGACTGACACATTCCTGAagaactgagccagcagggacccTGCGGGCCAGAAAGGACCCGGGCTTCCGGACAGGCAGTGTGAGATACCAGTGTTCTGCCACTCACTGGAGGAGTCATACTTAGGGTAGAAGCTGCTCCCATATATTATCatgattaacatttattttagaaaggaaCGCGGAAGAGACTGCTTCTCAGAGCCAGAGTCACTGTGTTTTAGTTCTGTAGCCTTGGACCAGGTTTGTGTCCACTCCAAgcctcatttcctcatctatacatTGAAAATAAATAGTAGTATCTCTATCAAGACGAAATAATACACGCGACGCTCCAGGCACAATGCCTGACCCAAAGTGCGTCCCCAGCTGCTACTTCATGTCAGTACCCTCTCTAAATTGGTAACATCCATGAAAACTTCAGGAATAactcctgggcttcagttttgAAGCATTGTTAGCTTGATGCTACCAAGAGAAAAAGATAACGCCGACCTTTCCAAAAATGACCTTTGGGGTCTTTTCTGTTTGACTGAAATCTGCAGCTTGTGAAGTCAGTCCCTCCCCCACCCTACAGGCATCCATGCCTAGTAAACTTGATTATAAACACCACTCGACCATTAAAGCCcaaatgaagtcaagtgggtatTTGATTTCAGGTTTGATTAATGAAACCCAGACCTAAGACTGTAACCATCCTGGATTCTTTACATCTTAAAAACATTTGAGAACTAAAACACTGTGGATACAAGTTATTGAAGTAATGGATGCCCCTTTGAAAGGGACTTTATATCCACTTGTTTTAATGtctgtggactttttttttaaagttatttgttttctttcccttcccattATCAGAGAGAATTTTCCTGAGCATAGGTGCTCTGTTTAGGGTTATCTTTGTTTATCCTATAAGCAGGCTACCACATAATCTATGAAATCAAAGGCAGTCTTATCAGCAGGCAAAAATACTTTCTACCCTCCTTTATCCAAGTTATTAGACAAGCTGCAAGAACAGGATCAGAACGATAGAGCCTTGAAGAGGGCTCAGAATCAGTTTGAATTTGTGTGCATTAAATGCGCTTGTCCTGTGAAATAGGAAGAACTTCAATCTTAACTGATGGTGCAAGACAGCAGCTACGATAAGGATTCATTTGAAGACAATTAAATGATGGTCATCTGGAAGACGTTAGAAAGATTTGGGGCCTGAAAAGCTGTCATTCACAGTTTTACATGCCATTTATCTGTATAAATAATACAGATTATTTATCTGTAAAGggttactttctttctttaagctATATCATTATTTCCCAGTGAGGtggagttttgctttgttttaagtACTTCATTTTTGATGAAGCTAAATTACTTtcctaattttaaattattactctttgtcaggaattaaaaaaaaaaaaaaaaagcattcagaGTAAAAAAATTGACTCCTGTTCCAAAGAAGAATCTGATTCAAGCgcttattttttgaatttttaaagatgttgACCTTTGAagtatacagtttttaaaattaatcatttgCACTGTTGCTACGACTATACCAATGCATTTTCCTGTCCTATACAGGAAGCTGTAAAAAAGAATTAGGTAGTAAAGAGCGTTCAAATCTCCTTTCTATAGAGAGCTCACTAAGTTTTTTAACAGACTACCTATCATTTGTCAGAGATAactaaaaatagctttatttttatatttggattTTGATTTGAGATAGAATACATTACAACAGCAAACACTTTATTCACCAACAGCTCAGCTTGGTTACTTGCTCATGTTCCTATTTCTGTGAAAGGAAACATCACTGGCGTTTACTTCTTGGCACAGGGTGGAAATGGCTCAACTTAGGGGCTATTGGAAGAATACACGTCTTCGAATGAGGGTTGTTTGTTCTGTGAAGAATAAGAGGCACTTTACAGAACCATTGCAGGGTGCCATTTCACTGTAAAATAgtaatattaaatgtaaataaaacaacttgtgaaatataaaagtatttttagacttcactttttaaagaaatttcgaAGACTCTTCTCAATTGTAGATATTAATGGATTTAAAGAAACTCAAACATGTCAActgtttggaaaaaatatttatccaCCATCCATGGTTTCATATTTTTGCTAATGTTATTTCTTTGCTCTGTAGGCGTCTAAATACTTTAAACAAATGTGCGGTGATGAAGCTGGAAATTAGTCCTCATCGGAAAAGAGTGAGTATATAAAATGTATCATAGGGTAGGAGCAAAGGAGAAGATGAAAAACTGGATTATGTGTTTTGTGATAGATTTTGTTTCACAAATTCTTATTTCCTTGTTCTAAAAATacctatattttaaatgttataatcCAGGCAGGTTTACCAAAAACTGTGTAGTTTTATGTAGTTGAAACCTATAGCTGCAGCTAGCCAGTAATCTGTGTCTCGCCTGCTATTTTTGATCTGAACAGATTTTCTGTGATTTTGCCTCATTAACTCAATGCCTACAACATATTAAAGGGATGAGGCTTAAGGATTCTGGTGCCTTTTGCATTGCCTCCCTGCAGAAACTGCAGCTGAAGTTCTTGGGAACTCTTGTCTTCCCATGTGTAACAGAACCTGTGTTTTGAAGCTGTAGAGATGGCAGGGAAGGCTGGCTGGTGGAGTGTGGAAGACTAGAGCTTTGAAGGGAGAAAGGAATtagaggagaaagagggagggcTGGAAATCCCACACATTCTAGTGAAATGCCGGCACAGAACTGATTCGGATGgtattttctcctgtgtttgaAATGTGAGGACGTCTTATGAGATCTTAGGAGAAGAGGTGGGTGTAGTGGTGGGAGTGAATGCCACAAATTAGAGTAAACAGAAGTGAGTTTGGTCAAAGAACATATTTTTCACTGTCAAGAGTACCGATTTTAATTATCTAACCTGCGCCAAGTTGCCTTCTTGGGGGAGTTAAACCTTTTAAACAAATGAGCGGGAACCTCACCTCACACTGTGGGGAGCTGTGGAGAGGAGCCTGCAGGTCAGCGTTCAGTGCCCTCCACCCACTGTCCCAGGAGACCCTGCTCACAGGAGACGCTCCACATGCATCACACTGAACTGTGCCTCTCGACACCCCATCAAGGGGCTCGGATGCAATAGCCTGTCACAGTGGAACCCTGGGTCCCGTCTTCAAGTCAGGCATCACCAGCAGAGATGTTCTGTCAGGTGTGCGCATGTTACATGCCATCAGAACTGGGTATTTGTGAAACCTTATTAAATGGCCTGGAGCATGCCTGAGTTTGAAATGTCATAGGACTCTTGTGGCACTAATTCTGGTCCCCATGTtggtgggggaggaaggaaagggaacaGGGAAGAGGCTGAGAGATGAGAGTGTTCGGGAACCACCATTTTAGTTGCAAAAGGGAATATAAACACATACTGTCAACAGACAGCAGAACTGGAGGCAGACCAGAGGGAGTCCTACCCGTTGCTGATtccagttcaaaatattttacatgccTGGAGTTTTCACAGATCTCAGAGGTTTCCTTTGTGAGCAATTTAAGAGCAGCCTATAGATCCCAGAGTTTCCATATAACTCTTATTTAGCTTGAAACACTTGCTCAGACTTTTTCCTGTGAAATGCTTACATTCatcttggttattttaaaaaataataataaagctgtAAGGCGGGGAGGGGTATTGACATGAATGGATGGCATTATGGTCAGTCTCCTGACCCCCGGGCCTTGGGTCATGCCCTGCCCCGTGCTGTCTGCCGGTTTCAGGGGACGAATGGTTCCCTTCTGTCTTTGCAGAGCGAGGATTCCGATGAGGACGAGCCTTGTGCAATAAGTGGCAAATGGACTTTCCAGAGGGACAGCAAGAGGTGGTCCCGACTTGAAGAGTTTGACGTCTTTTCTCCAAAGCAGGACCCCATCCCTGGGTCCCCAGACGCTGTCCACCTAAAGAGCGCCCCAAGCCATGAAAGTATGCTGACGGACCTCAGCGATCGCCAGGAGGTGGCTTCTGTCCGCAGCACCTGCAGCCTCACCACCCACGCGCCCCAGCGTGGGGAGGCGGCCCCAGCCCGGACTAACTCTGTCCTCAGCGTCTGCTCCTCCGGCACCTTTGTAGGCAACGATGACTCCTTCTGCAGCCTGCCCTCTCCCAAGGAACTgtccagcttcagcttcagcatgaaggGCCACGAGAAGACCAAGTCCAAGACGCACAGCCTGCTGAAGCGCATGGAGAGCTTAAAGCTCAAGGGCTCCCACCACAGCAAGCACAAGGCGCCTTCCAAGCTGGGTCTGATCATCAGCGGGCCCATCCTGCAGGAGGGGGTGGACGAGGAGAAACTGAAGCAGCTGAACTGCGTGGAGATCTCCGCCCTCAACGGCAACCACATCAACGTTCCTATGGTACGGAAGAGGAGCATCTCCAGTTCCACgcagaccagcagcagcagcagccagtctGAGACCAGCAGCAACGTGAGCACGCCCAGTCCCGTCACCAGGACCCGGAGCCTCAGCGCCTGCAACAAGCGGGGAGGCATGTACTTGGAGGGCTTCGATCCCTTCAATCAGTCCACGTTCAACAACGTCATGGAGCAGAACTGTAAAAACCGGGAGAGCTACCCGGAGGACACGGTGTTCTACATCCCAGAAGACCACAAGCCCGGCACCTTCCCGAAAGCCCTTTCCAATGGCAGTTTCTCTCCCTCAGGGAATAACAGCTCTGTGAACTGGAGGACCGGGAGCTTCCATGGCCCCGGCCACATCAGCCTGAGAAGAGAAAACAGCAGCCCCAAGGAACTTAAGAGACGTAACTCCTCGAGCTCTGTGAGCAGCCGCCTGAGTATCTATGACAACGTGCCGGGCTCCATCCTCTATTCCAGCTCGGGTGACCTGGCCGATCTGGAGAATGAGGACATCTTCCCCGAGCTGGACGACATCCTCTACCACGTGAAGGGGATGCAGAGGATAGTCAACCAGTGGTCGGAGAAGTTTTCCGATGAGGGAGACTCCGACTCAGCCCTGGACTCCGTCTCGCCGTGCCCGTCCTCTCCCAAGCAGATACACCTGGACGTGGACAACGACCGAGCCACCCCCAGTGACCTGGACAGCACAGGCAACTCACTGAACGAGCCTGAGGAGCCCGCTGACATCCCGGAAAGGAGGGATTCCGGGGTCGGGGCCTCCCTGACCAGGTCCAACAGGTGAGTGATCAGAAAGGGGCTGCTTCTGCTTGCTGTGTAGGGGACATGGGATTGAGCCATTTATAGCCATGAAATTCCTAAGGAAAGTGCTAGATGGGAAAATCCTATCATCCTGCAAGATTAATGAACATTGTTCACTGGGTACcagaatttcagtttgggaagaagaAGTCAGTTCTGTGGATGGATAGTGGGGTTGATTGATTGTACAACACTTTGTCAttattgttgcttagtcgcttcagtcgtgtccaattctttgtgaccccatggactgtagcccaccaggctcctctctccatgggatttcccaggcaaggatactggagtgggttgccatttcctcctccaggggatcttcctgaccacagggattgaagccacgtctcctgcctgacaggcggattctttaccactgagccaccagggaaccccaacaCCGTGGATGTGTTTAATGCTTCATGTacttgagtgagtgaaagtcgctcagtcatgtctgactctttgcgaccccatggactatacagcccatggaattctccaggccagaatactggagtgggtagcctttcccttctccagggcatcttcccaacccagggattgaactcaggtcacccaccttgcaggcggattctttaccagctgagccacaagggaacttAACTGTATGCTAAAAGTGGCTAAAcgagtaaattttatttatgtatatactttatcacaggataaaataaaaacagactggAATGGAAATTGAATCTTCTCAGTTCCTAAGATTAGAGGCCAGTGAGAGACCCACTGCTGACTGTGTGTTCACCCATTAAAAAGCTTTCATACTCACATTCCGCCCCCTTCTCTCTCAGGCACAGGCTGAGATGGCACAGCTTCCAGAGCTCTCATCGGCCGAGCCTAAACTCCGTGTCACTGCAGATTAACTGCCAGTCTGTGGCCCAGATGAACCTGCTGCAAAAGTACTCCCT
This portion of the Muntiacus reevesi chromosome 10, mMunRee1.1, whole genome shotgun sequence genome encodes:
- the DLC1 gene encoding rho GTPase-activating protein 7 isoform X4, which codes for MKLEISPHRKRSEDSDEDEPCAISGKWTFQRDSKRWSRLEEFDVFSPKQDPIPGSPDAVHLKSAPSHESMLTDLSDRQEVASVRSTCSLTTHAPQRGEAAPARTNSVLSVCSSGTFVGNDDSFCSLPSPKELSSFSFSMKGHEKTKSKTHSLLKRMESLKLKGSHHSKHKAPSKLGLIISGPILQEGVDEEKLKQLNCVEISALNGNHINVPMVRKRSISSSTQTSSSSSQSETSSNVSTPSPVTRTRSLSACNKRGGMYLEGFDPFNQSTFNNVMEQNCKNRESYPEDTVFYIPEDHKPGTFPKALSNGSFSPSGNNSSVNWRTGSFHGPGHISLRRENSSPKELKRRNSSSSVSSRLSIYDNVPGSILYSSSGDLADLENEDIFPELDDILYHVKGMQRIVNQWSEKFSDEGDSDSALDSVSPCPSSPKQIHLDVDNDRATPSDLDSTGNSLNEPEEPADIPERRDSGVGASLTRSNRHRLRWHSFQSSHRPSLNSVSLQINCQSVAQMNLLQKYSLLKLTALLEKYTPSNKHGFSWAVPKFMKRIKVPDYKDRNVFGVPLTVNVQRTGQPLPQSIQQAMRYLRNHCLDQVGLFRKSGVKSRIQALRQMNESTTDCVNYEGQSAYDVADMLKQYFRDLPEPLMTNKLSETFLQIYQYVPKDQRLQAIKAAIMLLPDENREVLQTLLYFLSDVTAAVKENQMTPTNLAVCLAPSLFHLNTLKRENSSPRVMQRKQSLGKPDQKDLNENLAATQGLAHMIAECKKLFQVPEEMSRCRNSYTEQELKPLTLEALGRLCNDESADYRHFLQDCVDSLFKEVKEKFKGWVSYSTSEQAELSYKKVSEGPPLRLWRATIEVPATPEEILKRLLKEQHLWDVDLLDSKVIEILDSQTEIYQYVQNSMAPHPARDYVVLRTWRTNLPKGACALLLTSVDHDRAPVVGVRVNVLLARYLIEPCGSGKSKLTYMCRADLRGHMPEWYTKAFGHLCAAEVVKIRDSFSHQNTETKDTKSR